A genomic stretch from Candidatus Amarolinea dominans includes:
- a CDS encoding helix-turn-helix domain-containing protein, with protein sequence MISTQTFGQWLKQRRKALGLTQKDLAQQVGCAEVTLRKIEAGDSHPSATLAASLARAVGAADTDLPAIVGVAVGAGGAQSSASHWRMPSRPHNLPLQLTPLLGRDHDIAALRKRLRAGERLITLLGPPGVGKTRLAQAVAEEVLEEFEDGAFFVRLAPVSDPDLVAAAIAQALELQMSGSNSAALQLRAYLEEKHLLLVLDNFEQIIEAAPLVDDLLRRCAWLHVLVTSRQPLRVRGERQAPVRPLALPAELPGASQPTASDVLRYSAVALFAERAGMVQPDFAVTDGNAAAVAELCRRLDGLPLAIELVAARVRLLSPAELLARLHGPWLLSMDGLRDVSPRQKTLRNAIGWSYGLLTPTEQTLFTRLAVFVGGCTLAAAELLCGADAALSPSLPFSLSPPQVLDGIASLLDKSLLHRQAGIHGAPRYVMLETVREYGSERLAASGEEEALQERHARWCVRILENANSNDLNPRLLQQNRIIDDEIHNIRASLAWAVDRDVQTALLLTAYLAYWFFRRGPYEEGLRLVDKVLALPGASARTIPRAKALSEAAQLMLNSGELRYARAFLDECLALSQELKYVKGEADALVTLGRMAIWWLQDQNAANRYLKRALARYREINHPGGMSMALNILTKIALFRGEFDRAQALGEESYAIAQQAGLQFTWPLDRLGEIAYATGDLVRARSLFEQSLTMERQGGDSDISQETIIGMVLTTIRQDDFEAADKFLNDWLPLAKRFGNDRDPNLCGCFLYLATLAQKKGDYDAAIRWYRASLPGIPVDRDEWSSWGIGLAGLAMAQDRLDLAARLLSATEAADIETNRMWPIYQNDCARLVSEVQSKLSAERFDAAWAEGRVAPFEQVVEEAVSILEATLAVRGQLAPT encoded by the coding sequence ATGATCTCGACTCAGACCTTTGGACAGTGGCTCAAACAACGGCGCAAGGCGCTGGGCCTGACGCAGAAAGACCTCGCGCAGCAGGTCGGCTGCGCTGAGGTGACGCTGCGCAAGATCGAGGCGGGCGACTCTCACCCCTCCGCGACGTTGGCCGCGTCCCTGGCCAGGGCCGTGGGCGCGGCGGACACGGATCTGCCGGCAATCGTGGGAGTTGCGGTCGGCGCGGGCGGCGCGCAATCGTCGGCAAGTCATTGGCGCATGCCGAGCCGTCCCCACAACCTGCCGCTTCAGCTCACGCCGCTGCTCGGCCGCGACCACGACATCGCCGCGCTGCGCAAGCGGCTGCGCGCCGGCGAACGGCTGATCACCCTGCTGGGGCCGCCCGGCGTGGGCAAGACGCGCCTGGCGCAGGCCGTGGCCGAGGAGGTGCTTGAAGAGTTCGAGGATGGCGCCTTCTTCGTGCGCCTGGCGCCGGTGTCCGATCCCGACCTGGTGGCCGCGGCCATCGCCCAGGCCCTGGAACTACAGATGAGCGGCTCGAACTCAGCGGCCTTGCAGTTGCGCGCGTACCTGGAGGAGAAGCACCTGCTGCTGGTGCTGGACAACTTCGAGCAGATCATCGAGGCCGCGCCGCTGGTGGATGACCTGCTGCGCCGCTGCGCCTGGCTGCACGTGCTGGTGACCAGCCGCCAGCCCTTGCGCGTACGCGGCGAGCGCCAGGCGCCGGTGCGTCCGCTGGCCCTGCCCGCTGAACTCCCCGGCGCCAGCCAGCCCACCGCCAGCGATGTCCTGCGCTATTCCGCGGTGGCCCTCTTCGCGGAACGCGCCGGGATGGTGCAGCCCGACTTTGCCGTCACCGATGGCAACGCCGCGGCCGTCGCGGAGCTGTGCCGCCGGCTGGATGGCCTGCCGCTGGCCATCGAGCTGGTCGCCGCACGCGTCAGGCTGTTGTCGCCGGCCGAGCTGCTGGCGCGGCTGCATGGGCCGTGGCTGCTCTCGATGGACGGTCTGCGCGACGTGTCGCCGCGGCAGAAGACGCTGCGTAACGCGATCGGTTGGAGCTACGGCCTGCTGACCCCGACCGAGCAGACCCTCTTCACGCGCCTGGCCGTCTTCGTCGGCGGCTGCACGCTGGCCGCAGCAGAGCTGCTGTGCGGCGCTGACGCCGCGCTCTCCCCGTCGCTCCCGTTCTCCCTCTCGCCCCCGCAGGTTCTCGACGGTATCGCCTCGCTTCTGGACAAGAGCCTGCTGCACCGCCAGGCCGGAATCCACGGCGCGCCGCGCTACGTGATGCTGGAGACGGTGAGAGAGTATGGATCAGAACGATTGGCCGCTAGTGGCGAAGAGGAGGCCCTACAGGAACGGCACGCGAGGTGGTGTGTGCGCATTCTAGAGAATGCCAACAGCAATGACCTCAACCCAAGACTTTTGCAGCAGAATCGTATCATCGACGACGAGATCCACAACATACGGGCTAGCCTTGCCTGGGCTGTGGACCGCGACGTTCAAACCGCTCTGTTGTTGACTGCATACCTGGCATATTGGTTTTTCCGGCGAGGTCCATATGAGGAAGGACTTCGTTTGGTCGACAAAGTTCTGGCTTTGCCCGGCGCCTCAGCTCGCACGATTCCCCGGGCAAAGGCTTTGTCAGAAGCAGCTCAGTTGATGCTTAACAGCGGCGAACTCCGTTATGCCCGGGCATTCCTGGACGAATGCCTAGCCCTTAGCCAGGAACTGAAATATGTCAAGGGTGAAGCTGACGCTCTGGTCACCCTAGGGCGCATGGCGATTTGGTGGCTGCAGGATCAGAATGCAGCAAACCGATATCTGAAGAGAGCTCTGGCCCGTTACAGGGAGATCAACCACCCAGGAGGCATGTCGATGGCCCTGAACATTCTAACGAAAATCGCCCTGTTTCGAGGGGAATTCGATCGGGCGCAAGCGCTAGGTGAAGAGAGTTATGCCATTGCACAGCAAGCAGGCCTGCAATTTACATGGCCACTAGACCGGTTGGGCGAAATCGCCTACGCGACCGGCGACTTGGTGCGCGCACGATCGCTCTTCGAGCAGAGTCTGACGATGGAACGACAAGGTGGCGACAGTGACATTAGCCAGGAAACGATCATTGGCATGGTCCTCACCACTATTCGCCAGGACGATTTTGAAGCCGCTGACAAATTCCTGAATGATTGGCTGCCCCTTGCCAAGAGATTTGGCAACGACAGAGACCCCAACCTGTGCGGCTGTTTTCTGTACCTGGCAACGCTTGCTCAGAAAAAGGGAGACTATGATGCCGCAATCCGCTGGTATCGAGCGAGCCTGCCCGGCATTCCAGTCGACAGAGACGAATGGAGTTCTTGGGGTATCGGCCTGGCTGGCTTGGCAATGGCACAGGACCGCCTCGATCTAGCTGCCAGGTTGTTGAGCGCAACCGAAGCTGCAGATATCGAAACCAATCGCATGTGGCCGATCTACCAAAACGACTGCGCTCGACTGGTGAGTGAGGTCCAGAGCAAGCTCAGTGCAGAGCGCTTCGACGCCGCGTGGGCGGAAGGCCGGGTAGCCCCATTTGAGCAGGTCGTAGAAGAGGCGGTCTCGATCCTGGAGGCAACGCTGGCCGTGAGGGGCCAACTTGCGCCTACCTGA